The DNA region CTAGGTAACTATTCACTTGATAATTGTACTCTTGACGGTTACCTGCTCCTTGAAAGTTGCTTCTGAGCTTTATACCAACCTAGGTAACTGTACACCTGACAATTACCTACTGCATGCAGTCTAGTAGCAGACTTGTATCAGAATGGAAATGACACATTATGATCCTTTGAAGATCTTCCTCCGCACATTCCCAAAGAATATATGTTCGCACCGAACTGTCTATTGCCAATATTTTcatatctttgattttgtcTTGATTTAAATCTGCCCATTGGAAATGTTCGTTGGCTTATGATTACCTGAAGTAGAACAAACCGGACACATATCGGTTTGTTACTAGAAAGTCGGTTGATCGGTCCTACCACTTAGGAGAGGAAAACCGATTTCTGATAACATGTTCACCGATTATGAAGTTTAAACCGGACCGGTCTTTTGATAAGATAGTTCAATTAATTGGTTTCTGGTTTTTGCTGTTTTAGGGATGTAAGTTTGACCGGCCAAAAATGTGACCGCTCCATGTTCCTGCacataaagttgaatttaattaagttcattacatagttaattacttattaattaactatctaatttatctaacaatttctctttttttgattatttaagttaaatattcaaaatcctgTAATCGTTGGCtggttaaaaaaaaacttatatgtATTTGGCCGGTTAGATAACGATTTGATTTGAAGATAGAGTTTTGAGCAAAATTTTGtatgtttaacaatttctccctttttgattatttaagttaaatattcaaaaccatgtaatttgaaattttaactgaataatttcaaaacttccaatatatttcataactttccccaaaaataatattcaaaaggcataatatattaaaatataaagttaaagttTTAGTGTCCTCATTCATTCTTCTCAGTGAAATAACATTTTAAGAATCCAATTCCCGGTGCAGTGGGATCAGCATTTGTTCGAAGCCACTTGTCGGTTGACTAAATAATCCACTCGACCGTTGGGGTCGGATCAGTATGATAGGAATATTGAAGGAAGGAGTTCTTTGACTCTGAACAAAGTTATCAACCGAGTCTGCACGAGTTCCTCGGTCTGACCGAATGCTAGAAGGAACAAATTGAAGTGGTTCTACGCGGATTGGTGTGGTTGAAACTATAGATCGGCGCTTTCTTGGATTCAAAGGTTGAACATCTTCTTATTCGTCAGGAATCAGATTAACTGAACCACCGGTAGGATTAACAACCAGTTGACCATTTTCCGGTTCAGTACGAGCTATTAGCGCTGCTACTTGATCCCTCTTTCGTTTGTTCATTTGAGCCCTTGTCTTTTTGGCATTTAGAAGAGAAGTTGACTTTCTATTTTCATTTGCCTCTTTAAGAATTAGTCCTTGTTGAATATTTCTAGCCGCATCGGCATTTTCACGTACAACCGCTTTAGGTCTATCATTTTCAATGGCTTGGAGTTGTCGGGCGTACTCTACATCATTAAGTTCAGCCTCTTTAGCTAAACGGTTCCTTTCATCTCCCTCAACTTGAATCTGCCGAGCCgtttcttcatctttttttaattgCTCTTCGTTGGCAACCTCTTTTATCTTTGCCAAATCGTAAATCTAAACCGACATGGCTTGCATCATGTCAAGGGTTTGAGATGTTACCTTTTCCACATGTTCAATTTTAGAGTTGGTGGATGAAGACCTATCTTCCATGCGTGCTTTCCACGAAGCCATAGAGTCTTGAACCGTTTCCTTGATGAAAACCTTCATCTCATCCAAAAATAGAACAGCGGAAAGATTTTGCACCGGAACTTGAGTGTGAACCGATAATGATACCTCTGTTCCATCCGGTTTAGGAAGACTATCTTCTTTCGATCTTCTTCGGTTTGAATGCTTAGCCGGTGGATTTTTGACCGATGAGTAGGTAGATGGTGAAGTCGTTACCCCCatctcatttttctttattttccgAAGATTTAGAGTGGGATTCCAGTTTACTAATTTCAGATTGAGTCCCCGCCAGTCTAGAAGATTGACGGAGCTCAAACTTGGACTTTTCAAGCTGCTTTTCATTCAGGTCGACATCTTTTTCCTTACTTGAAGGAAGAGtaagtgttaggatcggggacgcccttggaggaccggggtgtttccggttttaggaagggtggccacTTACAACAACAcccaacactttggtgatagttcggttacactacaacaaaatatacttttcgcaacccttatatgccaacccatattaagcgtcggcaaaagttaaaagaaatttaacttttgccaacctttatatatattcaacaacatttattattattattctcataTACCTACTTGTTGAcaaccttataatttaattatctttttatgttttattttataaatattttatttcactatttaaaaaatttaaattaaatttgacttaaaattttataaacgttaaaatttaattgttattttttataacataattattgattttgtttaaaacattattaattttttttatttaaattaattattatttaaatttaattaaaataaagtaaaaaataatataaagaaaaaataaattattaaatattatattatatttaagaataaaaattgaatttatataatttttttatttcttttatataatgttaaaaaaaatattaatcaaaattatataaaactaaaaataaaagaaagaacgaaaagagagggaaaaaaaggaaaatgaagaagaCGAAAAGCTTCCTGTCCTCTAGCTTCGGCCATGAAGTTAACCGTCTATTCTCTACTTCTTCATCTGCTCTATCCATCTTCTCTATCCATGGCGAAATCTTCTGCAAATAATCATCAACCTCAAACTAAACCATATATCCAAGAACCAAACTTCAATCCGATTCGTCATTTCATTGATACACTCCTAAAATGCAATAACCTTGAGCAAATCAGACAAGTTCATGCTCATATTACTATCTACGGTTTGTATCATAACCTAATTGTTGTAAACAAGCTCCTTTACTTATACACATATTCAAAATCCCTTAAAGACGCTCACGCTCTATTTGGTGTAATGAAAGAAAGAGACGCCGTAACTTGGACTGTCATGATTGGTGGTTTTGCAAAGGTTCGTGATTACTTCAATTGTTTCAAAACGTTTAGAGATTACATTAGATCAGGATTAGTTCCTGATAATTATACTTTACATTCTGTAATTAGAGCCTGTAGGGATGATAAACATCTTAGATTTGGAAAGTTGATTCATCAAATCACTTTCAAGTTCGGTTTGCAATTGGATGAATTTATAGTAGCTGCACTTGTAGATATGTATGCTAATTGTGATGTTCTTGATGATGCACGCCAACtgtttgataaaattccaaagAGAGATTTAACTACTTGGACTGTTATGGTTAGTGCATTTGCTAAGTCTGGAAACCTTAGTGAGTCTCTTGTATTGTTTGATTCAATGATAGAAGAAGGTTTCGTTCTCGATAAGATTTCTATGGTGACGGTTGTTAACGCTTGTGCGAAAACCGGGGCTAAGAATAAGGCGAGATTAGTTCATGATTATTTGTTGTGGAGGATTTTTTCGATTGATGTAATTCTTGGCTCGGCGATAATTGATATGTATGCTAAGTGTGGGAATGTTGAGTATGCTCGGGTGATATTCGACGGGATGAGTTGAAAGAATGTGACCTCTTTGATTTATTTGGTATAATCGTACTGATCGGTGTATCAAATCCGTCATTTCTTCTATCATGTGCTTTTCCTAGGGATAAATTGAATTGCAGGTTTAACTTCGGTAGAAATTGTGGAAAACATAGAAGTTTTTCTTAATATGCATGTTATAATTAGTGTGCTCATTCGCCTAGATCATAATGATTTATCTAGTGTTCCGATTTAGTGATTATACAGAGTGTTTGCACAATACTAGTATCTAAAGTTTCAAgaaactataataataaaatcttacagttataaaattaaatctagTGATTATTTAGCCAGATGATGTATTAATCTTGTGGTTTCAGAGTTGTTTAACTATGAGATATGAGAGCTTGATTTTGCAAGATATTGTGTCCAGCAGTAACCGTTCATTACAATTGTCACAAAAAGAATGAGTTACATTTGCGGGACATTCAATGAAAAAAGGGTTCTACTGCTAAAAAGGTTAGTCCCTTCTTTAGTCTACTTGAAACAAGTTGTTAATCATTTGTTATACTCAAATCAAAATTGAAGAAAGTCACAAGTTCATAATATTGTATGTTCTACTTAGACTTAGAATTGACAAAGTCACAAATTCATGTTATAATTGCTGACATATCTAACTGTAATTTTTCCCAACTATTTTGTTATACTCATTATTTGATGCCaggtttgatttcaaataatgttatactcatttcTTGGTCTGATCTATTGGTGTCGGTAGACATGACCCTTTTCACAAACCAAAAGAATTTTTGATCTAGTCACATTTTCCTGCAATGCTTAGTATTTATCTGATGATCATGTTATAGGGAAAAAAAGATACTAGCCCTGTTTTAGCCTTTTaggtttgataaaaatatgaacCTATAGGTAAAAATAAATGATCTTTTTGGGTCTTAGCTCATGTTATCTTCTATATTTGCATATTAGAACACACGCTATCAGGAGAGCTCATGAGAATATTGATAAGACATTGAAGGCATCAGAAGTTATATTGTCTCAATTTGATATTTCTCGTCAGGTTAGTTTGATATAAAATAGTAATTGGTTCTGTTTATACAGGTTTGATAGTATGGATATTGTAACAATGCAGGTAGAGTCTAAGATACTTAGAAGTCCGCATGAAGACTTGGAAAGCTACCTTGAAGCGATCCAACAACTAAAGAGCAATATTAGCTTCTTCAGCAACAACAAAAGTTTTAAGAGCAGTAATGGTGTAattaatcattcaaataatttacttGCTAAAGCTCTATCAAAGTTAGAACAAGAATTTGAGCAAATCATGTCATCTTATAGGTGTGTTGTTCTCTTCATATACTGTTGCCCTTTCTATCACTGCAATTTCATCCATCGTTATTTCACATAGATATTAAGCAGTTAATTTACCATTTCTTTGATGTTAAAACTGTTGACTGTTTATTCATATTAGTCAATCTTCTTCAAGActtaaattttcttattataaattACCATTTTCAGCAAACCTGTGGAACCTGAACGCCTTTTTGAGTGCCTTCCAAGTTCAttaaaaccatcctctaagtCACCAGATAATGAAGGAAATTCAGGTGGCAAACATCATTTTGGTCATGAGCAGTATCACAACGCTGAATTAGAGGATGCAGTTTACACAACGCCTGTTCTCATTCCACCAAGAACTTTACCGCTATTGCACAACCTAGCCCAACAAATATTTGATGCCaggtttgatttcaaataatgtCTACCGCCTGATGCCTTCAATGTCTTATCAATATTCTCATGAGCTCTCCTGATAGCGTGTGTTCTAATCTGCAAATATAGAAGATAACATGAACTAAGACCCAGAAAGATCATTTATTTTTACCTATAGgttcatatttttatcaaacctAAAAGGCTAAAACAGGGCTAGTATCTTTTTTCCCTATAACATGATCATCAGATAAATACTAAGCATTGTAGGAAAATGTGACTAGATCAAAAGTTCTTTTGGTTTGTGAAATGGGTCAAGTCTACCGACACCAATAGATCAGACCAAGAAATGAGTATAACAAATAATGTGTGTGTAGTAGATAGTTTGATGAGTATAACATTATTCGATGCTAGGTTTGGTTTCAAATAATGTTTGGTGTgttatttaattcttttattgGTATTTAACCACAACATAAAAAACTATCACGTTGGTGGGTTATGTCATGTGTGTAGTAGATAGTTTAGTTAGAATTAATAGTAGTTAATATGATATGAAGTTAGTATAGTTGGTTAAAATAGTAGTATAAATAGAATACAATGTAATCAATTGGGATATTGAAAAATGATGATGAATAAGTGTAGTGGCATATAGTTCTAGGCGTAGGAACTGACACATTGTGCCTTTAAacacaaacaattatttttgttaatagtcTGATGGTGTATGTTTGTGTAGATTGCTAtcaagaaaatgaagagaaaatataactCTTAGAAGAATGTCTTAATTTGAGGGAAATTAAGGTATGTAATTCATCGATTTGTTCTTACTTCTCATTTATATTGATGCTTGAATCTAATGTTCTCTTAATATTTGTAGTCACTACAAAAAATGAACCATCCGAATATCGTAAACCTTACACAATTCATTATAGAGAACGACGTATTGGTAAGattcttgaaaaaaaatcttggtctcttaaataaaagaaaataattaatgaattgataaGTGTTTGTTGAATAATTAGTGTGTTAACTTATTGCTATTTACTTTTTTTAGTGTCATGCCtaaaaataattcatgtttACAATAGAGCATTTGTAGAGGTGTCTTCAACTTAATAGTGTAAAGAAATACCAATAATTCATGTTTACAATAGAGCATTTGTAGAGGTGTCTTCAACTTAATAGTGTAAAGAAATACCAACAAGTGGTGGTTACAATTATGCTTAGTTTGTGTTCTTGCAACTTTTTATACAAATTACAGTGTTGATTAATGACTATGGATGTGTTATCTCACTACACATTTCACAGAATTTACCAATTgagaaaaaactaaataacgTGAAAAGTGAAAAGCTTAGTGAAATATGCTTCTatcatacaatatttttcatgGAAAGTTTTCTGGTAGAATCTAATATTTATCACATAAACATAACAAACATTAACTCCTTATTTCTGTTTCTTGCTCCTTATTTCTGTTTCTTACACcagtttctattttatttatatctgtAGGGATACCTTAATTTGGAGTTGAATTATGTTAGGAAAAAGCAAGCTGAGACAGTAAGTAGTTTAACAAGATTATTGTCAATATTGAGATTCCATCTTATTAGAACTTGTCTTTTTGAAGGTAGTTAATCGTCTATCCAAGGAGAGTAGAATTTTTGTTGTGTACTCATGTGACTTGAAAATAACTTTTGTTACAGTTGAAATCATTTCCAACATTTGTGGTTCAAAAGTTGAAAACTTTGCCAACATTTGTGGTTCAAAAGTTGAAAATATTGCCAGCATTTGTGGTGCAACAAGGTATGTATGtcactttattttctaataGAACTGTTGAAACCATTGCCAACATTTTTTGTGTACTCATTTGACTTGAAAATGACAATTGTGGATACATTAATAGAAGTTGAAGTTGAGAAGCAAGATGAAGATATTATGGATGCATTAATAGAAGTTGAGACAACTATATAAATACTCAAGTAAGCAATATTGTGTAAGATTGTTCAAACTGTTGATGCTATAAAAGATGGATAATCGCCTATTGATGCTGTAAAAGATGGATAATCGTTTAAGGATTCTGTCTCAAAGTGTAATAGAGAGTAGTAAAGTTCTTTCCATCTCAATTGAATTaactatttgaaaattaatgtatgttatttaaatacatattaagttaacttattaatattcatttattttattatttaattttttaatttttttttattatctatgaAATGTTggtgttttatttaatttataaaaaaaattaaaatattaaaacatctaaaagaaatgaaaaaataaagttaataaataaaattttaaaagaattgttaaaaaatagttttaaaataaactagactTTTGGCGACGTTTGAGTTACTATTACCAACGCTTAGTAAACGTTGTTAAAGGTCCTACCTTTTAGCAACGCTTAAATTAGtagtaccgacgcttaaataagcgttgttaaaacttaCGCCCACCCTGCTTTCGGCGACGCAAAAATAAGTGTCGGTAACACTTTttgcgacgcttttaagggttgacagaagtctttttaagcgtcgccgtaggccttttttgttgtagtgttagAGACTAAACCGTTCttagcactacacaaactgtcacaaactcttgaccGGGTtaaagggcggaaatgtctgtttcagtctgaagcaacgtatgcgacttagatgatgtttagaaggagtcggttttaaggatatgagtggaccggtttttgatatacggagtaagattgttttggttaaGTTTAGGTGAGTAAGCagtaaaatgaaggaaataacacgagacaagattttttatggatgttcggagcaaactctcctacgtcatcccttcttctcaggttatgagaatgatctccactaactttcaaagttacaatacttacaatgccggtcgagcccaactcgctactcgccggttacaccaactcactcttgatgtaatacaataacacaacacaaatacaCATAGAAAGCTTCCAGTTTATGACACACCGATTTTGGATAGttcgtaagatttctttatctctctaagattttcgtaaatTGTTTCGCTTGATTGTTCGTTGTGTTCTGTGTTATTAATGAgatcgcttcgtcttccttttatagcaaggacgatcccaacggtcacattcttctctcaccgtgggattggttgatccagCATTACGCCGGTGCAGGGaagttgcttgcacgcttcaccttcctcaacacttggcataCATGCAGGGACTCCTTAGGAAAAGATGACGTTGtcggtttgcagattcggacatgtgtcagacatgcaccttccagttgtcaacatcggatcagtaagtcatcattgctttcctcgtatgcttccgatcggatcttatcttcttttatcccttcaagacacgtctatttcgtcatattacgtcacttCTGCAGATTGTAGATTCCGGTTTGTTTCTTACAtaatatagtccggctggaatgtaaacttttgtctttgctagtCGGTCTCTTGAGAGAGAGTTAAAactggttcctctgatcttACTTGAGcacttggaactgattttctttgaagtgtttcaacatccggttcatgaggctccagccggtttatactaTTTGATCTgctcctgcacatagaagttaacagttgcttagtttttctagccggttccaaaaattaactttacttaatttttcttatcaatttctttctttttgattatttagaataaatattcaaaacttgtaatgtatggccggtttaaaaattaactttcttaatttttcttatcaatttctccctttttgattatttagaacaaatattcaaaacttgtaatgtatggccggtttttgaaaaatctgtttagcaatttctccctttttgattattttctgtttaagaaaaatttcaaaacatgtattgatttttcaaaagataTGTAGAAactaataaattcaaaatatgataaaacgactgagttctgaaaccaaatcaaacataaattgttcttaaggaaagaaaatgaagttaaggcttggatggtccccccctTTTCATGTTCTTTTTCCAGTCGCCTtatttcttcctcttcccttgcCTTCCATTCCATGGCTCTTCTTGCAGCATCGATTTTCCATCCGTCAACTATACTTGATATGCCGGGAGTTCttttgccgaatccaaaaccggcACAGACTGGTTTTGGTGGTCGAGATGTTTGAGCAACGATCGGTCTGGAGCCTGGGGTTGCGATTGAGGTTTCGACCGCTTTCTTCTTACGCCGGTTGAGTTCTTCGATGTCcttttcctcttcttcatcaagaggttgtTCGTTCAGCCCGACTAGTTCAATCATTCTTTGACTGttttgttcttcccttttcatcACCTCTACAACCGCCTTCCTCTTGTTCTTATTTCTTGTCTTCATAGCGTGCGAGGGTTAAGCCGGTATGAGTTCCTGGATAGctgcctgttcttcctcattacacttctgggcaagctcatgatctttgtcttcaagttccttccttgaccgttccctttccctttcttcgtcttgtagtttctttgcggtttcggcgtcagaattgatttgctcttgagttttgctcacttggagtttggacaacTCTCCAATTTGAACAGCCATAGCCTACAACATGTCTACCAGAGGAGCGGTTACGGTTTGAATGGATTCTGCGATCAATGATTTGACAGAAGTTTGCACAGCTTCATCTATCATAGATCTGATCGTTGTTTAAACGGTGTTGGCCATATCGGTTTAAACGGATCCCCGGATGGTATTCGACAGGTTGGCTTGAACTgttgcaatcttctcatcggtTGCAATGCTGTAGTTCCCAAGGCAAGATTCAATTGAATTGATCACCACCTGCTTTACCTGCTCAAGTTCCGGAGCCTTATCAGGTTGAGGATGATCTCTCCCCCGGTTTTCTGCTGTCATGGTTGTTTCCCCGGCAGCAAAGAAAGGTTTGCTTTGATATAAGTCGGCATTGATTAATTGATGTCTGCAGTTGTTCCTCTATTGTGCATCAAGCCGGTCAACACTTTTAAGGAGCTGTTTCCGTACTGGGTGAAACCGTTCAGTCATTCTCGATTCAATCGGAGTTAACGCTGCTACTTCTGCTTCCTTTAATGCGTCTTCTACCGCTTGTAACCGAGCGTATTCGTGAATTACCGCGGTTTTGCTGAAAGCGGCTTGGATAATGTTGGTGTTTGCCAGCTTGAGGGTCATTTCTTATAATTCTAAGAGTTTCTCCCAATGTTTGTTACCACTCATCTCTGGGATCATATCTGACAGCTTTGTCTCACAACGAAGCTGTACCCATAGAAGGTATGGTGATATTAATTCACTAGCATCTTTGTTCATGTCCCTAATTAGCCCCTCAAAcatctcttcctcttcttctacGGAAAAGGCGACATTGGCCTCGGTTATTATCTCAGGTTGGGAGCCGGTTATAACCTCTTTGCCCTTGTTAACCTGAACTGGCCCTTCAGGTATGTTTGTTTAATCAGCTGGCCCATCTTGGGCTGATTGGATCGTTGTATCGTGTGGAGCAGACTTGTTTCCTACGGAACCGGATGGTCCCTGTTCTTTAGTATTGCCCTCCTGAGCCGGACGTGTGATATTCACAAtgttggccgtttcttcgaccgaatGTTTTTCACTTTGaccgggtatctcaacctgatcagctggcttaagacgacttgacacatcgtcgtCGGTTTCCTTGGCAATGCTTTAGACTACGTCCACAATGGCTTCCGAGGTATTTAAACCTACGTCAGCCATGATTTCGTCCATGTTTTTGTTGGGAGATTTGGAGTTTTTGGAGTTAATACTATCCTCTACTTTATCCTTTGATGCTGACTCGGTTTcgtggctccccgagggttcgatTTGCCTTGGTGATTGAGAGTCAACAGAGATGGGgcgaacggtgttgatgggaatgggctgGAAGACGTCTCCGGTTCTCTTCGGTGATTTGtccgaggaaagggttttctcAGAGTCAGCTAGCTTGTTGGAGCTCTTCTTTGCGGAAGACTTCTTCCTTCCCTTCTTCTTCTGTGAGGCTAcggcttgaaccgccttccccttcgatttttcttgttttgaactTTCTTCAGCAGGAGCGGAAAAACTGGTCCCTTTTGAAGACTTTGTTCTGGAAGACTTCGGCTTAACCGCTTTGTCAATCTTCTCACTCATTTGCTCTGAGTTGAGAATGTTGTTgggtgggagcggttcaccttcaccaagttccatCTTAAGGAACTtgagaattttgacgatttgcattgcgaaggcctacacccggccatccttctgcATCACCATCTCACAGAACTGTTCGAAGATGACGGCTCCCTAATCTATCTTGTCACCACGGACAATAGTCATCATCATCTTAAGCTTAAGtttggtcaggttatcgaagttacctcctctaccctgaATCGAACGAGAGATGATGTTCAGCAACCACTTGAACTCCGGTTTCAGTTTGCtcttccggcttgagtgaatcaccagatcATGATCGTCAAccgatatcaccaaccggaccgcATTAGATTCTGCAGCGGTTAGGTTAGTCTTGAGGTTCAAACCGGTGTTGGGCAATCCGAGGGCTTTAGAGAAAAGCTCCTCCGTGATATGAACTTTTTTGCTGTTGACGGTGGCGGAGACTTTCCTCTTCGTTAAAgtcgccgtcgccagaaactcca from Impatiens glandulifera chromosome 5, dImpGla2.1, whole genome shotgun sequence includes:
- the LOC124939135 gene encoding exocyst complex component EXO70A1-like, which translates into the protein MIFLGLSSCYLLYLHIRTHAIRRAHENIDKTLKASEVILSQFDISRQVESKILRSPHEDLESYLEAIQQLKSNISFFSNNKSFKSSNGVINHSNNLLAKALSKLEQEFEQIMSSYSKPVEPERLFECLPSSLKPSSKSPDNEGNSGGKHHFGHEQYHNAELEDAVYTTPVLIPPRTLPLLHNLAQQIFDARLLSRK
- the LOC124937520 gene encoding putative pentatricopeptide repeat-containing protein At5g47460, whose amino-acid sequence is MAKSSANNHQPQTKPYIQEPNFNPIRHFIDTLLKCNNLEQIRQVHAHITIYGLYHNLIVVNKLLYLYTYSKSLKDAHALFGVMKERDAVTWTVMIGGFAKSCLTMRYESLILQDIVSSSNRSLQLSQKE